The following is a genomic window from Gymnodinialimonas ceratoperidinii.
CGTGCGGTCGACCTTCACCAAGAACGGCGGCAACCTCGGCGAGACCGGCTCGGTCGGTTTCATGTTCGACCGCAAGGGGCAGGTGACCTACCCGCTGTCCGTGGGCGATGCCGACACGGTGATGATGGCCGCGATCGAGGCCGGGGCCGAGGACGTGGAGACCAACGAGGGTGACGGCGACGAGGACCAGGGCAGCCACGTCATCTGGTGCGCTGACACGGACCTCAACGACGTCTCCAATGCGCTGGAGGCCGAGCTGGGCGAGAGTGAATCCACCAAGCTCGTGTGGCGTCCGACGACGACGACCGAGCTGGGGCTGGAGGACGCGCAGAAGCTGATGAAACTCATCGAAGCGCTGGAAGAGGACGACGACGTCCAGACGGTCACCGCCAACTTCGAGATTTCCGACGAGGTGATGGCGCAGCTTTCCGAATAGGTCCGGCGCGGATTCCATCGAATTGATTTCATTGATCGCGTCGCCCTCGGGCGGCGCGATTGCGTTTGAGGCATTGCAGGTCTGCGTCATGCCGATTGCGGTTGTAGCCTCCGTGCCGGAGTGCTTCTTTACGCGGACATGGAAACGCCTGTCCCCTCGCCACAAACCAGCCCGCCCGAGAGCCGCCCCGGTTGGGGCATCTTCTGGATGCTGCTGACCGGCCTGTGCTTCGTCGCCGTCACCGCGACCGTGAAGATGGTGGGTGACGATGTGCCGGCGATCCAGTCGGGCTTTCTGCGCTACGTGCTGGGCCTCGTGTTCCTGATCCCGATGCTGCCCTCGGTGCGTCGCGCGCCGGTGGACCGGGGACTTGCGGGGATCTTGTTCGCGCGCGGTGCGGCCCATGCCCTTGCGGTATCGCTGTGGTTCTTCGCCATGACCCGCATTCCGATCGCGGATGTCACGGCGCTCAACTACCTCAACCCCGTCTACGTGATCCTGCTGGCGGTGCTGTTCCTTGGGGAGCGTCTCGGCCCCAACCGGATCGCCGCCGTCGCCGTGGCCTTCATCGGCACCTTCGTGATCATCCGTCCCGGCTTCCGAGAGATCGACCTCGGCCATGTGACGATGTTGTTCACCGCCATCGCCATGGCGGGCAGCTACTTCCTCGCCAAGCTGGCCTCGCAGCGGGTCAGCGCCGAGGTCGTCGTCTTCTACCTGTCACTGGTGGTGCCCGCGCTGCTGGCGCCGGCGGCGTGGTACGTCTGGGTGCCGGTGGCCTGGGTCGACGTGGGCTGGCTGTTTCTCTGCGCCTTCTTCGCCACCATGGGCCACTACATGATGACCCTCGCGTTCCGCGCCGCGCCGCTGGCCACCACGCAGCCGGTCACCTTCCTGCAATTGATCTGGGCCACCGCCCTTGGTGTCTTCGTCTTCGGGGAGCCCGCGGATATCTACGTGATCGCGGGCGGCGGAATGATCATCGCGGCGGTCAGCTACATCACCTGGCGTGAAGCCGTGCTTGCGCGCCGCCGCCGGCGGGTGGCCACCGAGGCGCGCGAGGCAGAGGCTCAGGCCGAGGGTGCGTCGCCGCTTTCCAGCCGGTCTTGAAACCGCTCAAAAAACTGGTCTGCCATCTTGGTGGCGAAGCTGTTGACGAGACGCGAGCCCAATTGCGCAATCTTGCCGCCCACCTTGGCATCCACGTCGTAGGTCAGCTCGGTGCCGCCGTCGGGGTGGTCGGCGAGGTGCACCTTCGCCGCGCCCTTGGCGAAGCCTGCGACGCCGCCCTTGCCTTCGCCCGCGATGGTGTAGCTTTCGCCCGGAACCACGTCCGAAAGGGTCACGCCGCCTTTGAAAGTGGCCTTCACCGGGCCGACCTTCTGCTTGACGGTCGCCTCGAACCCCTCCTCCGGCGAGCCGGTCAGCTCTTCGCAGCCGGGGATGCAGGCCTTGAGGGTTTCGGCGTCGTTGAGCGCCTCCCAAACCTGCATGCGGTCGGCGGCGATGTGGCGGCTGGCGTGAAGTTCCATGAGTTTCTCCCTGTTTCGGCGCAGCTTACGGGCCGCGCGGGGATTGGCAATGGGCTAGCCCCTCTCGAAACCGAGAAAAAGCCGCAGGCCCTGTGCGTCATTGCGCAACTTCGTAGGGCAGCGTCCCGCGCCGGTTCGGGTTCACCACCAGTTGCCGTTCCAACGGCGGCACGGCGCGCTGGTGGCAATGGCGGCGTTCGCAGATGCGGCAGGAGATCCCGATGGGCTGAAACGCCGTGTCGCGGTCCAGATCGAGGCCGTCGGCATAGACGAGAGAGCCCGCGTGCCGCACCTCGCAGCCGAGCGAAATTGCATAGCGCCGGGTCGGCCGCCCCCAGGCGCCGCCGGACTTTGAGACGTCACGGGCAAGGATGACATAGCGCGCGCCGTCCGGTGTTTCGGCCAGCTGGCGCAGGAAGCGGGCAGGGGCCTCGAAGGCCTGATGGACGTTCCAAAGCGGGCAGGCGCCGCCGAAGCGGGCAAATTGCAACCGTGTCGCAGAGTGGCGTTTGGTGACAGTGCCTGCCTGATCGACCCGGGCGAAGAAGAAGGGGATGCCCTTGGCGCCGGGGCGCTGCAGGGTCGAGAGCCGATGGGCAATCTGCTCGATCGAGGCGCCAAAGGTGATGGCGAGGCGTTCCAGATCGTGCCGGGTCTCGCGCGCGGCTTCGGCAAAGCGCGTGTAGGGCATGAGAACCGCACCGGCGAAGTAATTCGCCATGCCGATGCGGGCGATCTCGCGGGCGGTCTCGGATTGAAAACGGGCCAGATCGAGCGTCGCCTCGATCAACTGCTCCTGCCCCAGAAGCGCATATTGATGCAGCAGTTGAAACCGCTGCGTCTCGGGCGCGGCCTGCGGCGAGAGGGTGAGCGTTCTGGTCTGCGGCTCGTAGGCGCGCACGCCGTCGCCCGAAGCAAGGCGGAGGGTCACGCCCATGTCGGCCAGAACCGACTGCGTGTGTGCTGCCAGATCGCCGGTCGCGCGAGCGGCAAAACGCTCGGCGGCGCGGTCCACGGCGTCGATGTAATTATCGGTGTAATGGAAGAAATCGCGCACTTCCTCCCATGGCGAGGCCGTGGCGCTGCTCTGCTGGCCAAGGGCTTCATCCAGCGAGGCGAGCCGCTCCTGCGTCTGGCGATAGGCGCGGTGAAGTTCGAGGAAAGCATGGGCGAGCGTCGGCGCATTGGCCGAGACCAGACGCAGGTCGGCCAGTTGCGGCGCGGTTTCCGAGAACAGCGGATCGGCCAGCGCTTCGCGCATGTCCGACACGATGCGGTCGGCGTCGGAGGCGGAAAGCTCGGTCACGTCGACGCCGAAGTCCTGGGCCAGACCCATCAGCACGGCCGTGGAGAGGGGCCGGTTGTTGTTCTCCATCTGGTTGAGATAGGGCAGCGAGACGCCAAGCTTGGCGGCGAAATCCTTCTGGGTCAGCCCGAGCCCGGTGCGCAAACTGCGCAGCTTCGCGCCCACGTAAAGTTTCTGAGTCGCCATCGCGCCCTCCCTTTGCAACTTCTGATTAGAATGTTTGCAAAGTCAGGCGCAAGCCTCAGGTCTGGGCCACCTGCTGCTCGCGGCGGACCGTGTAGACGATCGAGAAGACCGACAGCAGCGAGGTGATCAGCATGATGATCACCAGCGGATAGGCACCGGTGCCTTCGGTCAATACCGCGCCTGCGAGCGCCGACATGGCCGCGCCGCCCAGAAGCATGATCGCGCCCCCAAGCCCGGACGCGGTTCCGGCCAGATGCGGGCGGACCGACAGCATGCCGGAGGTCGCGTTGGGCAGCACCATGCCGTTGCCGAAGCCCACGAAGGTCATGAAGCCAAAGAAGACGAAGGGTGTCTGGATGCCGAGGATCATGAAGATCAGCGAGAGTGTCATGCCGACGGCGGTGACGATGGTGCCCCAGAGGATCATCCCGTTGATGCCGACGCGCGTCGAATAGCGGCCCGATATGCCGTTACCGAAGAAATAGCCCACTGCAGGCGCGCCGAAGTAGAAGCCCACCTGCGCGGCCGAGAGGTTGAAGACCTCGGAGCCCACATAGGGCGCGCCGCCGAGGTAGGAGAAGAACGCCCCCGACGCAAAGGCCGCCGTTGCGCAGTACCCCCAGAAGCGGCGCGAGGTCAGAAGTTCGGGATATTCGGCGATCTGCTCGGGCAGGCTGGATGTGCTGGTGCGTGCCGTCTCGCCCAGATCGGCCCAGACCAGCGCGAGGATCGCCCCGCCAAGAAGGAGGAGGAGCCAGAAGTTGGCCTGCCATCCCATGGATTGCTCCAGAACGCCGCCGATGCCGGGGCCGATCATGGGAACCACAGCCATGCCCATGGTGACATAGCCGATTTTCGAGGCGGCTTCCGCCTCTTCATGCATGTCGCGGACAACGGCGCGGCCAAGGACGAGGCCGGTCACGATGACCGCCTGCATCATGCGGAAGAACAGGAAAACCTCGACCGTAGAGGCGGCGAGGCAGCCGATGGTGGCCAGCATGAACAAGGCCGTGCCGCCAAGGATGACGGGCCTGCGCCCGAAGCGGTCCGAGATCGGGCCGATGAGGATCTGGAGCACCGCGTTCACCAGCAGGTACAGGGAAACCGAAAGCTGCATCAGCCGGTAATCCGTCGCGAAGAAGTCGGTCATCGCGGGCAGGGACGGCAGGAAGATGTTCATCGACAGGGCCCCGAGGCCCGTTACGAGGATCAGCGTAAAAATGTGCGGGGGCGTGGTGCGATCCAGAAACCGCGCCGGTTCGTGCGTGCTCATACTAATGGCGTATGGCGGATTTCCGGGAAGGTCCAGAGTGTGCACAGATGTATACCGCCTTCGCAAATTTGCAAAATGAGCCTCTCATTCGCAAAGTGTTTTGCAAATTTACTAGAAGCCACTGGAGCCGATCCCCGCTTCCGCATAGTTTGCCGCCAAGCGGCGAAGGCCCGCGGCGAAAGGGAGGCACCATGACCGACATTCTCGAAGAGCTGAAGGAACGGCGCGCGCAGGCACATGCCGGCGGCGGCGAAAAACGCGTGGCCGCGCAGCACGCCAAGGGCAAGCTGACCGCGCGCGAGCGGATCGAATTGCTGCTCGATGAAGGCTCCTTCGAGGAATACGACATGTTCGTCGCGCATCGCACGACGGAATTCGGCATGGCCGCGAACCGCCCGCCGGGCGATGGCGTGATCACCGGGTGGGGGACCGTCAACGGGCGGCAGATCTATGTCTACAGTCAGGATTTCACCGTTCTGGGCGGCTCCGTCTCAGAAACCCACGGCCAGAAAATCTGCAAGATCATGGACATGGCCGTGCAGAACGGCGCGCCCGTGGTGGGCATCAACGACTCGGGCGGGGCGCGTATCCAGGAGGGCGTGGATGCCCTTGCCGCCTACGCCGAGATCTTCCGCCGCAACGTCGAGGCGTCGGGCGTGATCCCGCAGATCAGCCTCGTCATGGGTCCCTGCGCGGGCGGCGCGGTCTATTCCCCCGCGATGACCGACTTCATCTTCATGGTGAAGGACACCTCCTACATGTTCGTGACCGGCCCCGATGTTGTGAAGACCGTCACCAACGAGGTCGTCACCGCCGAGGAACTGGGCGGGGCCGCCACCCACACGCGGAAATCTTCCGTGGCCGATGCGGCGTTCGAAAACGATGTGGAGGCCATCGGAGAGGTGCGCCGCCTGATCGATTTCCTGCCGCTCTCCAACCGCGAGAAGCCGCCGGTGCGCCCCTTCTTCGACAGCCCCGACCGGATCGAGGAAAGCCTCGACACGCTGATCCCCGACAACCCGAACCAGCCCTACGACATGAAGGAGCTGATCACCAAGGTCGCGGACGAGGGCGATTTCTACGAGATACAGGAGGATTTCGCTGCCAACATCCTGACCGGCTTCATCCGTCTGGAAGGGCAGACCGTGGGCGTCGTGGCCAACCAGCCGATGGTGCTGGCGGGCGTGCTCGACATCGACAGCTCGCGCAAGGCGGCGCGTTTCGTGCGGTTCTGCGACTGCTTCGAGATCCCGATCCTGACGCTCGTGGACGTGCCGGGCTTCCTTCCCGGCACCACCCAGGAATACGGCGGCGTCATCAAGCACGGGGCCAAGCTGCTCTTCGCCTACGGTGAGGCGACCGTGCCCCTCGTCACGGTGATCACCCGCAAGGCCTATGGCGGCGCTTATGACGTGATGGCCTCCAAACACCTCGACGCCGATGTGAATTACGCGTGGCCCTCGGCCGAGATCGCGGTGATGGGCGCGAAAGGCGCGGTGGAGATCCTGCACCGCTCCGACCTGGGCGACGCGGACAAGATCGCCGCCCATACCGCCGAATACGAGGAGCGGTTCGCCAATCCCTTCGTGGCGGCAGAGCGTGGCTTCATCGACGAGGTCATCCAGCCCCATTCCACCCGCCGCCGGGTCTGCCGCGCCTTCGCCTCCCTGCGCCGCAAGCAGAAGCAAATGCCGTGGAAGAAGCACGACAACATCCCGCTATGAGTGCACTTCAAGGAACAATTGGCTCCGGCGTCTCGTTTTTCTTCCGTAAAGGAGATGACGATGACCAAGGATCATGGACCGTCCGTGAAGGACGACGACACCTACGAAGCCCTGCGCGACGACGGCGCATCGAAGGAGAAAGCCGCGCGGATCGCGAATGCGCAGGCCTCCGACAGCCAGAACCCCTCGAAGAAGGGCGGCAAGGCGTCGCCTTACGAGGAGTGGACGAAGGACGAGCTCTACGACCGCGCACAAGAGCTGGACGTGGAGGGACGCTCGGACATGTCGAAGGACGAGCTGATCGAGGCGCTGCGCAACAACTGATGCGACACGGCGGGGCGGCGTGATGCGCCGCTCTGTCCTCATTCTCGCAGTTCTGGCCGCCGCAGCGGGCGCGGCCTTCTACGCGCTCCGCGGTGGCGAGGGCGCGGCCGAGGCGTTCTGCACCACGGACGAGGTGCTGCAAGCCCCCTCGGGCAATGCGCTGCGCCTCTGCGACGTGGTTTATGAAGTGCAACCATCGAACGAGGCATGGGTCGTGGTGCGCGTCACCGATCCCGACCTCGACAGCAACCAGACGCGGGCCGATCTTGGCGATCACGACTGGGCCTGTGAGACCTGGGGGCTGCCCGCTCTCGAGAAAGAGCCGCGCCCGACGCGCATCATCGTACAGATCATGGAAGAGCCCTTCGCGCGCGGTGAGCCTGCGCCGGGGATAACCCAATCCATCGAAGCCTATTCAGAAGAGAACGCGACCTGCATGTGGGAGCTTTTGTAATGCGACAACAACATCTTGCGATGCGACATTCATGTAGACCTCGCAGTGATGCATTCGAGTCACAGGCCGAGCTATTTTGTGGAAAACTCTGTGGAGGGAAGCCCTTGCGCTGTAA
Proteins encoded in this region:
- a CDS encoding YebC/PmpR family DNA-binding transcriptional regulator gives rise to the protein MAGHSKWANIQHRKGRQDKLRAKVFSKMSKEITVAAKMGDPDPDKNPRLRLAVKEAKSVSVPKDVIERAISKATGGDAENYDEIRYEGYGPNGVAVIVETMTDNKNRTASTVRSTFTKNGGNLGETGSVGFMFDRKGQVTYPLSVGDADTVMMAAIEAGAEDVETNEGDGDEDQGSHVIWCADTDLNDVSNALEAELGESESTKLVWRPTTTTELGLEDAQKLMKLIEALEEDDDVQTVTANFEISDEVMAQLSE
- a CDS encoding DMT family transporter, whose protein sequence is METPVPSPQTSPPESRPGWGIFWMLLTGLCFVAVTATVKMVGDDVPAIQSGFLRYVLGLVFLIPMLPSVRRAPVDRGLAGILFARGAAHALAVSLWFFAMTRIPIADVTALNYLNPVYVILLAVLFLGERLGPNRIAAVAVAFIGTFVIIRPGFREIDLGHVTMLFTAIAMAGSYFLAKLASQRVSAEVVVFYLSLVVPALLAPAAWYVWVPVAWVDVGWLFLCAFFATMGHYMMTLAFRAAPLATTQPVTFLQLIWATALGVFVFGEPADIYVIAGGGMIIAAVSYITWREAVLARRRRRVATEAREAEAQAEGASPLSSRS
- a CDS encoding CoxG family protein codes for the protein MELHASRHIAADRMQVWEALNDAETLKACIPGCEELTGSPEEGFEATVKQKVGPVKATFKGGVTLSDVVPGESYTIAGEGKGGVAGFAKGAAKVHLADHPDGGTELTYDVDAKVGGKIAQLGSRLVNSFATKMADQFFERFQDRLESGDAPSA
- a CDS encoding helix-turn-helix domain-containing protein, with protein sequence MATQKLYVGAKLRSLRTGLGLTQKDFAAKLGVSLPYLNQMENNNRPLSTAVLMGLAQDFGVDVTELSASDADRIVSDMREALADPLFSETAPQLADLRLVSANAPTLAHAFLELHRAYRQTQERLASLDEALGQQSSATASPWEEVRDFFHYTDNYIDAVDRAAERFAARATGDLAAHTQSVLADMGVTLRLASGDGVRAYEPQTRTLTLSPQAAPETQRFQLLHQYALLGQEQLIEATLDLARFQSETAREIARIGMANYFAGAVLMPYTRFAEAARETRHDLERLAITFGASIEQIAHRLSTLQRPGAKGIPFFFARVDQAGTVTKRHSATRLQFARFGGACPLWNVHQAFEAPARFLRQLAETPDGARYVILARDVSKSGGAWGRPTRRYAISLGCEVRHAGSLVYADGLDLDRDTAFQPIGISCRICERRHCHQRAVPPLERQLVVNPNRRGTLPYEVAQ
- a CDS encoding multidrug effflux MFS transporter, which translates into the protein MSTHEPARFLDRTTPPHIFTLILVTGLGALSMNIFLPSLPAMTDFFATDYRLMQLSVSLYLLVNAVLQILIGPISDRFGRRPVILGGTALFMLATIGCLAASTVEVFLFFRMMQAVIVTGLVLGRAVVRDMHEEAEAASKIGYVTMGMAVVPMIGPGIGGVLEQSMGWQANFWLLLLLGGAILALVWADLGETARTSTSSLPEQIAEYPELLTSRRFWGYCATAAFASGAFFSYLGGAPYVGSEVFNLSAAQVGFYFGAPAVGYFFGNGISGRYSTRVGINGMILWGTIVTAVGMTLSLIFMILGIQTPFVFFGFMTFVGFGNGMVLPNATSGMLSVRPHLAGTASGLGGAIMLLGGAAMSALAGAVLTEGTGAYPLVIIMLITSLLSVFSIVYTVRREQQVAQT
- a CDS encoding acyl-CoA carboxylase subunit beta; the protein is MTDILEELKERRAQAHAGGGEKRVAAQHAKGKLTARERIELLLDEGSFEEYDMFVAHRTTEFGMAANRPPGDGVITGWGTVNGRQIYVYSQDFTVLGGSVSETHGQKICKIMDMAVQNGAPVVGINDSGGARIQEGVDALAAYAEIFRRNVEASGVIPQISLVMGPCAGGAVYSPAMTDFIFMVKDTSYMFVTGPDVVKTVTNEVVTAEELGGAATHTRKSSVADAAFENDVEAIGEVRRLIDFLPLSNREKPPVRPFFDSPDRIEESLDTLIPDNPNQPYDMKELITKVADEGDFYEIQEDFAANILTGFIRLEGQTVGVVANQPMVLAGVLDIDSSRKAARFVRFCDCFEIPILTLVDVPGFLPGTTQEYGGVIKHGAKLLFAYGEATVPLVTVITRKAYGGAYDVMASKHLDADVNYAWPSAEIAVMGAKGAVEILHRSDLGDADKIAAHTAEYEERFANPFVAAERGFIDEVIQPHSTRRRVCRAFASLRRKQKQMPWKKHDNIPL
- a CDS encoding DUF7218 family protein, with amino-acid sequence MTKDHGPSVKDDDTYEALRDDGASKEKAARIANAQASDSQNPSKKGGKASPYEEWTKDELYDRAQELDVEGRSDMSKDELIEALRNN
- a CDS encoding DUF6497 family protein, encoding MRRSVLILAVLAAAAGAAFYALRGGEGAAEAFCTTDEVLQAPSGNALRLCDVVYEVQPSNEAWVVVRVTDPDLDSNQTRADLGDHDWACETWGLPALEKEPRPTRIIVQIMEEPFARGEPAPGITQSIEAYSEENATCMWELL